TCACACTTCGCCCTCCTGCCCTCCCGGCGAGGTCGCCTCTGCTTCCGACTCCGCTCGACTGCGCCCGACCCCAGTCTCGCCTGCGTCCACCGGCATGGCCTCACCCACGGTCGCCTCCCCGACCCGGGCGAGCCCCGCCGACATCCCCACCGCCGCACCCTCGTCGGCCCCCCGGCCGCGGCGCCTCGCGTCGGCGCCGCCCGCAGTCTACGCGTCTGCGTCCTCCTCCCCGGCCTCCGCCTACTCCGGGGACCAGCTCTCCGCCCCCGACGCCTCGGTGGGTGCCGCGCGCAGCGCGCTTGCGTGCGAATTCGATCACCGCTGGAATCGCACCGCATCTCCTTTTTTCCCCTCGTCTGCCCTGGGGCGTGTTTGACGTGGCGCGGTGTTTGGTCGTGCAGAGCCCGCTGCTCGCGAGCAGGAGCGAGGAGTACAGGCTTCTGTTCCGGCTGCCGCCCGACGAGGTAATTGGACGCGCGGCCGATTGGTGCCGAGTGATCCCTAGCTCCTCCCCCCTCCTAGCGATCGATCTAGCTGTTGAATTTACACCGTGATCGTTCCGTTCTGCGGATTTTGGATGCTCAAGTGCTCGTACTGGTGCGGAGGGGATTTGATTTCGTGGGGGCTTTGACTTATTGATCACCCGTCGTTTTCTAGGACAAACCTTATCGCAATTAATTCACTCCTTTACCCTTTGCTCTGGAGTATGCCATCATTTTGTCCTTTGCTCTGGAGTATGCCAGCATCTTGCTTTGACAGTTCGGTTTGATATACTGAATGTACAGTGCAGCAGCTGTGCTGTTGGCTGAATTATGAGTGAGTTCAGAGGAGCCTTATAATTATTGGTTGACTTCactcttagggtgtgtttggttttgcTATtggccctaaaagccaaaagtcaaaccaaagtgTTGGATCCAAAAAGCAGTTTTTTCTAAAAACTGATTTTCtcgcagtgcaaaactgaaagcaccttgAACCTGTTTTTAGTGgctttcggatggaactgtgaaaatatatatCGAATAACTTTTAACGGTTTTTGGTGGTTTCCACTAAATTTTTAGCTTTTAAACAGCACAACAGTTTTTTccgcagctcacagcccacaacagctTTTTTCACAACATCTTTTTTCACAACCacaacccaaccaaacagacccttaagcGGTTTGTAGTTCCATGAGTTCCCTTGCGCTTTTGATTTGGTTTACGGTTAGATTGCACCACTGTACAAAAAGGAGGATTTTGAGTGAGAATACCTAATTATCTTGCTGATAGTTGAGTGAAAGGTAGTTTGATAGGTGGATTTTGAGCAATAGCGCTTAAGCCAAGTGCCCATCTAATATAGCCTGTTACCGTACATGTAAGTTTATTTGATTCAAGTGCACTTGACATTCTATAACATTTATTTATGGACTATCCTCTCCATTTTAATAAAGGAAAACACTAGAGGGCAGACCTAGTCCTAGAGGTTCCTAATAGGTCTAGTGaagggataaaccgaggcaagcctTCTCTCGCAAATCCGAAGAGGATCTCGAACCCATGACATGGTGACTTAGTGAGACAAAGACAACTCTCACCACAGCACCAGGCCCGCCCTTCTGAATAAAGCAAAACAATGGTTTTAAAAAATGTCATTGTGTTGTTACACTTTTATGTATGCAAGTGAGAAACTGATACCACAATTCGTCGTTTGCATTTTACTGAACTTTTGGTGTCATCCAGGTTCTCGTGCAAGATTTTAACTGCGCTCTCCAAGAAAATATCCTTCTTCAGGTAGTTCTTACATAATCGTCTCCATGGTATTATGGTAAAATATACATTTATCTGTCATCCATTATGACTCCCTGGTATTGTTTGTAATTGATCTGTATTTGGTGAAAGTTCATACTCTTGTGAGAATGTGATCTTGAATCCAAGAATTCAACAATGTGAGTGTATAGTGGGCATATAATTCTGTCCAAATATTGTTCTGAACTTCTGACTCATTTTTTCTATGCCTGGTTTGGTCAAGGCTGTGACAGGCCAAATTATTGGCAGTCTAGCATTCGCTGATTACATAGGATAGATATGCCCAACTGTTATTCAGTTTAAATTTGTTTTTAAATTAACTAATGCCCATCGCATAAACCTTTTACGTGATCCACCAATGATTATTCTTTTTTTTCTTGGATGACACAGGAAAGCTATGTGTCATTAAGATAGGGCATTAACACTTAATCTCATGTCATAAGAGAATTTGCTTTCCCTATGCTGGTGTGGCAAACTTATTTTTTTCCATCCAATTAGAAATCTCCCAAGCACACATTTTGCAGAAATAATTGGATGTACTGGTTGCATAATGCCATGTTAGTACATCTTTATTGATTTTTTGAAGTTACCAACCCATATCGAGGAAGAAAACATACTATGAGTACATGCTCCTATTTAATTCGTGCTGTTTTTTTTCTAAATATATCTCTTGTTAACCTCAATTGAAATGATTGAGCATATTTTGGTCTTGTAAAATTTTATTAAGTAATAAATGAGTTTGACATGTTTTCTTAATGTAGCAATATTTCTGCTCGAAACCTTATGATGAAAATGAATACTTCCTGGCGTGGTTTCTGGAACTGGGGGACAATAAGATTTATGTTCGGCAGGGGTATTAGCGCGGGCTCATTCCGAATGGTGAGCTACAGGGGCTCGAAGGTGGATCTGGGACGAACGGATTATACTGGTTCAGGCCGAAGCCCTAGTCCAGAGTAGTGCTGACAGTAGTATTGCTTGGGACGTGTTACAGCTGGGTGCTTGTGTGAAGTTGTGTGTTATGGGATGCCCTTTGGATGGAGGTTGTCTTgcccttttatagtccaaggggTAGACATTACAATGAGGATTAGTATTCTACTGGGGTGGAGTTCGGCCTCCTGTTTCTGGGCCTCGTAGCCCCTGTGGTCTCACCTGTTAGGTCGTGTTTCTCCGTACCTCTAGTATGGCGTCGAGTCTCGTTCGCCTTCATGTTGCTAGTCCTATTTAGACGTGGCGGTGTTTGGTGGGTTCTGTTGAGTCAGCTCAAGGCGTGGCTTAGGGATGTCTTCGGTACAGCTTCATCTTCCGTCACCCCTTAGTGTCACCTTTCATCATGCGTAGACGTCCATCTGGTATGGCGTATTGCTCCGTCCCTTCCGACGTATGGGTCATTATAGAGCGCAGGAATAGGTTGCGGCGTAGGCTGAAGTGCTACTGCTCGCCGTACCCTTGCCTCATCTAATCGGGGCAGAGCGTAGGAGTAGGATGCGACGTAGGCTGAAGCGCTACTGTGTGTAGGGATGCTCTGGCGACGTCGTCCTGTCCTTTTCGCCTGTCACCCTTCGCGTTGGTACCTCGCGCACTACAATGTGGGCCATGATGGCAGCAGCCCACGCAATGCAGAGAGTCAAAGGCCCCGCCTCGGTAACGTGCGAGCCACTGTGTGGTCCGTGTACTTCGGTCATAGAGCCCGCCGTTGGAGTGGGCATGTATGTGTCTTGTCCGCAGTTTAATGTTGTGGCACATTGTACTCCGGAGGTCGAGACCGGGTTTTCCCGGTGGTCCACGCTATGTGTCGCAGGATATGCGGCAGCGCCGGGCTTCGCCTGGTGAGGGGAGCAGCGGTCGACACCTCTCTTCCTTGTAACAGCTCCTTTATGCCTCCTCGCCTGGTGATCTGTAAAAAAGGCGTCCCTGCGGCCTCGTTATGGTGCTCAACAGCGTATCTATGGGTCGTCGTTCCTAGCGCTTTCAATCTTCTGGATTATGTTTCTGAACCTCGTCAAGCAGGGTCTCAGGACCTGCCCCTCGACTAGGATAAGGCCTAAGCCTTTACGGGCAAGCCCTAGGTTCTGGAACAACCATTCTTGGATGGCGGAGTGTGCGGGCTTAGGGTgctggaccaggctaagcggttaCACGACTCTGGATCACCATTGAGAATGTGTTCTTCTCCCCTCGGACCTAGCCCTTCACGACTCGGGCCTTACCCGTTACAAGGGAGGATCTCGAAACAGGGTGACAAAGTTGAAACATAATCCATGTTTCATGAATGCGATTAGAAATCGGATCCCGCCTCGGGTGCTACTTATAATTAATCCTTCAATAGTAGTGCTTATTCTAGCCGATCCTAGTTTGGAGCATCTCCTGAGTTTGGATGAGGTCCGGACCTCTGAGTATTCATTCCGAAGTACTCGGTAAGCTGTTCTAGGGTGGTGGGGTGTGTTGGCTTAGGGTgcaggaccaggctaagcggcgtaTGGGTCATTGTAGAGACCCCAATGCTGAGGTCTCTATGGCTGGGATTGTCCGACCCCACTGGTCAGCGGGGACACATATCTGGCGTCGTGCTTGATAGACCCTTCGATACCGCTTCCACGGTCTAGACGTGGCTCAATAATGTCCCATCGTGCCGACGTGGCTTGATAGTACCGGGTTGGCTCTTCCTTTCAGCAGGTTGTCGTCTTGCTGGGTTGCTCGGCAGTCTCGCCTCGCTGGATTGCTCGGCGGACAGGTTGGTCGGCAGTCCCGCCTTGCTGGGTTGCTCGGTAGGCAGGCTGGTCGGCAACCCCGCCTCGCTGGGTTGCTCGACAAACAGGTTGCTCGACAGCCCCGCCTCGTTGGGTTGCTCGACGGGTATTTGTTCGGTAGGCGGGCTGGTCGGTTTGGCGGGCCGTCCCGGGGGTCCTTTTAGACCTTCACGCCGAGCTGCTTGGCAGGTGGGCCGCCCAGTTCGTGGGCCGTCTTTGGGAGGCCTTCGGTCCTTCTTTGGGTACCCTGTTCTCAGGTAACCAACACTTCCCCATTTCTGAAACATCAGAACCTTATTATTACTAAGGTCATCTACTACCCTTGCTAGTTGCTACCTTACATATGTTCCTTTGGTGTTCATGCATTATTATACATTTCTCTTTCATCAATGCTAAGCCAGTGCCTTGTGTCTAAAAATCTACCAGGTCATCTTAcaacttcaaaattttcaaaattgTTTGAGTTAAATTACACACTTATCTTTTTATCTTTTAAGGAAATAAGTGTAATACTAAATTTAGCATTCTTAATGGATTTCATACTAAAATGTGTTATCTTGCAGGGGCATATGTATTTATTTCTTCACCATATATGCTTCTACTCTAACATATTTGGATATGAGACTAAGGTAATAAATGATCCAAGCACATGATCATTATATAGCTGGTGTAGCTTGTTTAGTTGCACTTCGAGAAGTCCCTGACATTGTTCCTGTTACCCAGAAAACAATACCTTTGCAAGAGGTAACAGATGTTCGTAAAGCAAAGACGGCTGCCATTTTTTCTAATGCCATTGAAATTGTTGCTGGTAGTAGAAGGGTGAGGGAGCTATCATTGTCTAAATTTCTTTTATGTATACATTATTAAATCACTTGCACTCATGTCCTGTTAATTTCAGCACTTCTTTGGATCTTTCTTGTCACGTGATGAAGCCTATCAAATTATAGTAGATGGCTGGGAACAACATGTTAGTAATGCAAGATTACTCCTTGAACGTCAGGTTAGCAGACTTTGTTTCTTTATGAATCATTACCACATTGGTAACTTCAATCTGTTGACCTGTAGCTGCCACTTAGGAGTTACCGTTGGTTTCTAAACTGTTCTCATGGAATCTTTTACGGCACTATATAGGAGACAAAGTCAGCTAGTAGCAGTGAAGAAAATGGTTATGTTTTATTGGAAGGAGCAAAGGAACCTAAACAAGATGAAGATTCATCACCGCTGGACAGGTTTTGACTTGTGAACAAAAATGATTTACACTTGTTTTACATCTTGACATTGACTTCTTTTCTCTATAATTATTTATGATTCTAACATATTGGACTGTAGGTCTGTCAATAGTACGGCTGTCTCCAGTGGTAGTGCTGATGGTGGTGATTCGAACATCAACATTTCCAGAAGGTTTTCAAATGTTGAGGAGAATGGACTCGAAGACAACATCATCACACTAAACCCATTCAATTTGGAGCCAGTTGATGATACTCCTAGTGGTTTGTGGCTATCTTTGTTATTCCTATTTATTTTTATATCATTAATTGTTTGCTAGgcacttgttacatgatttgtttTTACTAAACCTCCATCATGCCTTTTCTCACAGTACCTGAATCTTACACTTCGGTCACGGAGTCAAAGTTTCAGGTTTGCAAGGTTCCATTTCTTTGTAGTAGTATTGACAATTGCGTTTACAACACTAACATCTTTAAAACAGGTGCCTGTGGAGGTTCTTTTTAATTTGTTATTGTCTGATGGTGCTTTTGGCTTTTTGGATGATTTCCACAAAAattgtggtgacaaaggttgatgCCAATTTATCCTTTCCTTATTCATGAAAATCTTTTGGTCATTAGAAATATTGAGTTTTGACCTGGTTGAACTGCAGAATTTAGTTGCTCCAAATGGCGTACAGATGAACAAGGGGGACTTGTAAGGGATGTCTCATTTTTGCACCCAATAAAAATTTATCTTGGTAAGTCAAGAGCTTTCAATTGACTGAAGAAATTGATTGGCATCGAATATGGCATGGGCTATGACTTGCTTGTATTTTCTTACGTTCCACTTTGATTACTCTAAATTGTCTTTAGGTGCAAAATTTGGGACTTGTCAAGAGGTCCAGAAACTTCGTCTTTACAAAAACAGGTTAGTCTAAGATCCATTGTCTGCCAGTTAGGTGGTGTCTTCACTGAACCTTTGGTTATTATGGAATAAAAAACTGAGATGTAGAACTAGCAATTATTTTAGTCTCCTCTTTTTGTTGGTTTTATCAAACTTAGCTGTCTACTTGAACAAAACTCATGCCTTAATTTTTTTTATATTTTGATTTTACTAGAATCAGGTCGCCTTCTTGGAATTTGATTGCGTTAGATTGTTTGTTATACTAATTTTTTTGAGGCAATGTGTGCTATACTAATGTAATGGGCCTTGGTCCATCCCATGTATCTCTCTCCATATACAAGTACCTGCCCTAATCAGGGTTAAGGGTTTCACTATCAGACTATCACTATGTGCATGTCTTAGCTTTCTAACCTGAATACCTGATGTCCCATGTCAATTTTTGTGTTAAGATATTATCAATTTGGCATCCAGAGATGATCATACTAGGAGTAATTTGTTGCTAGTTCTGTTCATTCTGCTGCATGCTTGTTTCTTTTGTAGTGATGATTCCCTTCTGAAGAATAATTGATGTTATAGCTCCCTGCAATTAACTTCTTTCACTTGTTTGTAGGCGTCTAGTGATTCAAACCTCTCAGTCAATAGGTGATGCCCCATATGGGGACCATTTCACTGTAGAGGCGAGTAATCCACAATGCTGTCTATAATGTTGTTTTTTATCTAGCTTGGAATTCCTTTTTGTGCACAATGGAAAATAATGTATTATGATTTTTCATTTGCTTTTATCAACTTCTGTTGTTATATACCTATTAACATCGATTTGCTCTTAGCCTTAACCCCTTAACTCTCGTTTGATCTTATTTTACCTTAGGGCATCTGGGATGTTGAACAAGATAGCCTAGATGAGAACTGTTGTTACCTCAGGATATATATTAATGTAGCCTTCTCAAAGAAAACAATATTTAGAGGTAATTTACATCCCTTGTATCCTGAATGCTCTAGTGAGAACCATATTTGAAATTATGCTGCATCCTTGTATATTGAATCCTCCACCACTTACAAAAAATCACTAAATATTCTTAAGGCCCATTTTTGCATGCCTTCAGAATTGACCCCTACGAACTCTAGTATCTGTGACCTGGTGTCTCAATCTCACACGCTTATATGCTTTTTATGGTAAGTTTCAGCATATGTGTTAGTAAACTAAAACATAATTTACCAAGGAAACCCCTAGCGTTACAACTTATATGAGCTCTATATCCCGCAGTTCAATATGTCATATACTTCATTTGTCCAAGTTGGTTCTTTGGATCACCGTGCTACTTCCAATGAAACTGAGGGGCTTAGTTCAAAGGGCCGTGTCACTATAAATAGAAACATAGTTGATGTAGAGACTTAACTTGCAGATCTTGTTTATTGTGGATCAAATTTCGTTATCGAATTTTGCTATCTTGGCATATGTATGCTTGTGCAATTAATTTATTCCCGCACCTGAACCATATATATCATTTATTTAGATTGTATGGCATCTCTGCTTACATTCTTTAAACCTCCAAATCACAGGGAAAATAGAGCAGTCAACAAAAGATGAATGCCGAGAAGTTTTCAGTCTCTGGATTAAGCTCGTATGTCTTTCTCGTACTTGAAGATATTTCTCAGTGCTACTTTCCATCTGGCGGTGCatataatcttttctcatctcatGTTTTTAGGGCCATGATCTTTTGAAGCAGGAGTATGATCGATCAAAAGGTAGTTTGTAGTTCACGGATCGATCGAATATTTTGAGCAATTCCAACTTTTCTCTATCTGAATTGCATCCTCTTTCACTGTAAATGCTAAGTTATGAAGCAATTAAATGGCTATTCTGTCCATCCATTCTTACAGGCACTTCCAGCACAACTGATTCTGGTGCTCAATCAGGGGCTATAACGAACGAGGAAAATACCGGGGAAGTAGCAGTACCCATGGTGAGTACCTCACAGGATGTATCTGGTGCGAGGAGCCTCATTCCTCCTTTTCAAGATCCCCAGCAGAGAACAGGAAGAGATTCTTCCATCGGGTCCACTTCACAAGAACTGTGGGGTTCACTAACGTCACACATGAGATCAAGCCAACTTGGTCCAGTACTAGCAGTGGCGCTGGTGGCTATCATTGTCCTATTGCAGGCAAGTATTTTGGACTTCATGCAGATGCACTTCGATGCTGACTAGATGTTGGACGACGTGGTCTTCCTGCTGGTTCTTGCTAGTTATTTGTGGGCTCAGTAGCTACATACATAATCTTAATGCAACACTGCATGAACTGGAAAAATATCTGAACATAACCAGTGGCATGAAACGTTGGAAACGATCACTACCAACAGTTACTTCTGTTTGTTGCAGGTAACCATCATAGTTCTGCTAACTAGGTCCCCCCAGGTCCAGATGGCTCCTCACGGGATCTCGACGGGCAGTTTCGGGTACAGCAAAGAAAGCATGGAGTGGGCGCAGAAGCGCCTCAGCCTACTCAGGGAGGAGATGCAGGTGGCTGAGGCGCACATGGAGAGGATGAGGCACGAGTTTGCCTGGCTCAGATCTTACCTGGAGGGACTGGAGAGGCTGAGGCGCCGCACATGACCGCAGCGCGTGTACACGACAGGGGCACGATTCCGCGATGCGGATTCGTTGGTATACAGTACGAACTCGGAGACGTTGTTCaggtttcttcttcttctgtgttGCTACAGACCGTACAGATGCAAACGGAGAGCTGGTGCCGTGGTGGTGGTGTTGCAGAGGTATTGCCGTAAGGCAGAACTGCCAGATCCCGGTACAGCATTCAATGTAAATAGCTGGGGGACGTGTCATTGCCATGACGATACAGCGGCGTGATGTTAGAAACCTCGCACTACTTTTTTTTTTCAGAAAGTAAAAAACTTTTTGTGGTTTATGTATTGCTCGGGTGGCAAAAGGAAATGTGGTTTTCGATCTGGTTCCACGTCATGACGGAAGCTGGTGAGTCCTGACGGGTATCCTTGGGCAGCAGCTTTCTGTTCCGTACCCATCAGAGCATGGCATCTTCCTCCAGCTTGGCGGGATGAGGATTGCTGCCCAAACCTGTCGACGCATCCCAGAATGATGTACGTCCTGATGCTATTCTAGGTTGATTTTGCAGATGCACTGTGCACTGGCATTCACAGCTAGACTGAAATTCGGTTGGCAACGTCAGATAGCTGGAGGCCTACATTATTATCTCAATTAAGAGATAAAAAAAAGGTCAAACGTATACCCTAGACAATTCAGATATCTGAGGTTAATTAATATACAAGTTACTAGTATGAAGGTTGCTCTTCCACTGGGCCACGCCTTCGGGGAACCAGAGAGCGATCTCCTTCATTGCGTTCTCCACGGAGTCACTTCCATGGATCACATTCCtatacgagagagagagagagagagagagagagagagagagagagagagagagagagagagagagagagaggtgacaCTTGCACAAACCATGATTTTATTTTTCAGCAAGACCAAACGATCGAGACTATGTTTTGCATGATATGACATGTGCCAGAGATCATAACACTTCCTACTCTAAATCAATTAATTAAGAAGAAAGGAATGTTCACCTGCCAACTTCCACAGCGTAGTCCCCACGAATGGTACCAGTACCAGGGGCTGGGCTGCCTCCCAAGGTTTGGTGGCCCCAATGATCCTCAGTACGACGTCCTTCTCCCGCACCATCGCGACGACTGGGCCGGAGCCCGGAGACGATCTACTCCACCAGCCCGGGGAAGAAGGGCTTGTCGTAGTGCCCGCTGCGCGAAGGACCTCTCGACATTCATAAACTTCATCCCTGCATTACACAGCAAGTAGAAAGTAGTTCATCAATTAGAGATGCTCTTACTGCGCCTCCAATTCCTcccatgcatgcatgctgaatcgCCGATGTGCCTGCCTGCACATCAGCTTTGATGCATGACAGCTAAGGAACCTTCTGCATCTTTCCTTCCATAGGTTCCGTGCCGCAGTACACCGTATATCTTGCGTTCTCTCGTAATCGTGCTTACGTGAAAGGAAACAAGAATACAAGATCTACAACTTCTCCAGCTGACTGGAGCAAAGGGAGTGGATCTGACGATCCGtgataacgtagttctcaacattacagaatagatcaaatgctaattagtcaaatgtggatataatATTAATCctaggtatatccacatctacatcaggtagaagcattcaaaccaataaGATTACTCCTCAATGATTCTGGCAAACTCCGTTTACACAGGAGTAAACACCGAGCGACATATTCAATTTGGCTTTTGTGCATTTTATAGAATATTGGGGCATTACACTAGATGGACATTTCTCTCTCAAATGCCGAAATGTTCTAAAAATATACAAATAAAATCCActggccttagtcaaagcatatgttttaATTACaaattcacgtggtctgtgataactctcctgagattaattcaccctgatggtgatttgcctgaCAAAGAGGTTCatttgatgatgaaattcctagcgatgcgcgcaatatcattgtgctcggAATACGAGACAATGAATCTTTCATttttgggaaatgacgaagatcattattaaatgtggcagACAAATACGTCGACACCTATCAtgcctctctagattgcaaagAGATCCAAAacgaagtcctaggcatgagtgcttgaagCTCTCTTACCGGGTCAATGATatatgcaatcgaggctgaaaccaataatcgcaaaatgaaagtcgtgAGTTTGAAGTTCGAACATTTATggacactattgaaataatgcatgatgaatgcgatggttcaagtggtcttgtgagagactcaTC
This portion of the Zea mays cultivar B73 chromosome 2, Zm-B73-REFERENCE-NAM-5.0, whole genome shotgun sequence genome encodes:
- the LOC100383371 gene encoding Protein VASCULAR ASSOCIATED DEATH 1 chloroplastic, which translates into the protein MASPTVASPTRASPADIPTAAPSSAPRPRRLASAPPAVYASASSSPASAYSGDQLSAPDASSPLLASRSEEYRLLFRLPPDEVLVQDFNCALQENILLQGHMYLFLHHICFYSNIFGYETKKTIPLQEVTDVRKAKTAAIFSNAIEIVAGSRRHFFGSFLSRDEAYQIIVDGWEQHVSNARLLLERQETKSASSSEENGYVLLEGAKEPKQDEDSSPLDRSVNSTAVSSGSADGGDSNINISRRFSNVEENGLEDNIITLNPFNLEPVDDTPSVPESYTSVTESKFQVPVEVLFNLLLSDGAFGFLDDFHKNCGDKEFSCSKWRTDEQGGLVRDVSFLHPIKIYLGAKFGTCQEVQKLRLYKNRRLVIQTSQSIGDAPYGDHFTVEGIWDVEQDSLDENCCYLRIYINVAFSKKTIFRGKIEQSTKDECREVFSLWIKLGHDLLKQEYDRSKGTSSTTDSGAQSGAITNEENTGEVAVPMVSTSQDVSGARSLIPPFQDPQQRTGRDSSIGSTSQELWGSLTSHMRSSQLGPVLAVALVAIIVLLQVTIIVLLTRSPQVQMAPHGISTGSFGYSKESMEWAQKRLSLLREEMQVAEAHMERMRHEFAWLRSYLEGLERLRRRT
- the LOC100383371 gene encoding protein VASCULAR ASSOCIATED DEATH 1 chloroplastic isoform X1 — protein: MYLFLHHICFYSNIFGYETKKTIPLQEVTDVRKAKTAAIFSNAIEIVAGSRRHFFGSFLSRDEAYQIIVDGWEQHVSNARLLLERQETKSASSSEENGYVLLEGAKEPKQDEDSSPLDRSVNSTAVSSGSADGGDSNINISRRFSNVEENGLEDNIITLNPFNLEPVDDTPSVPESYTSVTESKFQVPVEVLFNLLLSDGAFGFLDDFHKNCGDKEFSCSKWRTDEQGGLVRDVSFLHPIKIYLGAKFGTCQEVQKLRLYKNRRLVIQTSQSIGDAPYGDHFTVEGIWDVEQDSLDENCCYLRIYINVAFSKKTIFRGKIEQSTKDECREVFSLWIKLGHDLLKQEYDRSKGTSSTTDSGAQSGAITNEENTGEVAVPMVSTSQDVSGARSLIPPFQDPQQRTGRDSSIGSTSQELWGSLTSHMRSSQLGPVLAVALVAIIVLLQVTIIVLLTRSPQVQMAPHGISTGSFGYSKESMEWAQKRLSLLREEMQVAEAHMERMRHEFAWLRSYLEGLERLRRRT